In Gopherus flavomarginatus isolate rGopFla2 chromosome 5, rGopFla2.mat.asm, whole genome shotgun sequence, one DNA window encodes the following:
- the OLFML3 gene encoding olfactomedin-like protein 3 has protein sequence MAPRLSLLLALLLAGAISAQQQQFMEYMERRFVALEERISQWHDQSSRYSTELREFKSQVITMLENMEKEQDRLRTEVENTAVRVDRLEREVDYLETQNPVPSCVEVDEKLVENQVSTAKKRKNEKYHKLTDCSDTISQVKAMKILKKFGSSAGLWTKDPVGSSEKIYVFDGSRNDTVYVFPRMREFTLFSATRKAARIKLPYPWVGTGHLVYGGHLYYIRQQGTFQVIKFSLANKTIVDSSVFPAEEQVPVFGLSAFNYIDIAADEEGLWAIYATRENEKNICLAKLDPISLDIEQMWDTPCPRENAESAFVICGALYVVYNTRLPSRSRVQCVFDVSGAMMPEDAALVYFPKRYGSHSSMKYNPKERQIYAWDDGYQIIYRMEMKKKLEI, from the exons atggccCCAAGACTCAGCCTCCTCCTTGCCCTACTCCTAGCAGGGGCCATCagtgctcagcagcagcagttcatgGAGTACATGGAGAGGAGATTTGTTGCCTTGGAG gaAAGGATTTCCCAGTGGCATGACCAGAGCAGCCGCTACTCCACCGAGCTGCGTGAGTTCAAGAGCCAGGTGATCACAATGCTGGAGAACATGGAGAAGGAGCAGGACAGGCTGCGCACGGAGGTGGAGAACACGGCAGTGCGGGTGGACCGGCTGGAGCGCGAGGTGGACTATCTAGAGACGCAGAACCCCGTTCCGTCCTGTGTGgaggtggatgagaagctggtgGAGAACCAGGTCTCCACAGCCAAGAAGAGGAAGAACGAGAAGTATCATAAGCTGACAG ATTGCAGTGACACCATCTCCCAGGTGAAAGCCATGAAGATcctgaagaaatttggcagcagtgCTGGGCTGTGGACCAAGGACCCCGTGGGAAGCTCGGAGAAGATCTATGTCTTCGATGGCTCCAGAAATGACACCGTCTATGTGTTCCCCAGGATGAGGGAGTTTACGCTGTTTTCCGCCACGCGGAAGGCAGCCCGCATCAAGCTGCCCTACCCCTGGGTAGGCACCGGGCACCTGGTATATGGGGGGCATCTCTACTACATTCGGCAGCAGGGCACCTTCCAGGTCATCAAGTTCAGCTTGGCCAATAAGACCATCGTGGACAGCTCCGTGTTCCCAGCCGAAGAGCAGGTACctgtctttggcctctctgcctTCAACTACATCGACATAGCAGCTGATGAGGAAGGGCTATGGGCCATCTACGCCACCAGGGAGAATGAGAAGAACATCTGCCTGGCCAAGTTGGACCCCATCTCCCTGGACATAGAACAGATGTGGGACACGCCATGCCCACGGGAGAACGCTGAGAGTGCCTTTGTCATCTGCGGGGCACTCTATGTGGTGTACAACACGAGGCTGCCCAGCCGCTCCCGCGTGCAGTGCGTCTTTGACGTCAGTGGCGCCATGATGCCCGAGGATGCCGCCTTGGTGTACTTCCCCAAGCGCTATGGGTCTCATTCCAGCATGAAGTACAACCCCAAGGAGCGGCAGATCTACGCCTGGGACGATGGCTACCAGATCATCTACAGGATGGAGATGAAGAAGAAACTGGAGATCTGA